AGGAGGATTGGAACCTGCGGGCATATGCAGATCGGATGGGAAGCTGCCTCATTTGCGATTACGTAGCGCTTGAGATAGAGAACCGGGAGCGGCTTGTAGTCACTAACAAGCACTTCGCAGCGCTGGTACCTTTCTGGGCGGTGTGGCCTTTCGAAACAATGGTTGTAAGCAAGCGACATCTGAAGGACCTATCGGAGTTGAGTGAAGACGATAAGGACGCCTTTGCCGATATTCTGAAGCGACTGACTACCAGATACGATAATCTCTTTAAGACGTCGTTTCCCTACTCGGCTGGCATCCACCAGTCACCTACCGATGGTGACTCACACCAGGAGTCCCACTTCCATATGCATTTCTACCCGCCGCTTCTGAAATCTGCAACTGTGAAAAAGTTCGTGGTGGGCTACGAAATGCTGGCGAACCCGCAGCGTGATCTGCTCCCGGAAACTAGCGCTGCAGCCTTGAGAGACCTATCAGAAGTACATTACCGCCAGCTTGGACCGGTAATATAAGGCCACCGCCTCTCCCGGCACTCACCATTCCCGCGATAAAGGGGCTATTTTTATTCTGCACAGCTTGATGTTATTGCAGCTAAGCGCGCCGGTCGGTTAGTCTCGGATTTCTGAATGCTCGGGCCCTGAGTTTTTAAAATAAGTCTTAAAAATGTCTTTCCAGGTCACGATTCCCTCTATGCCGCCTTCCCGGGAGATAACCGGCAGGCACGATACGTTATTGTCTAATAGTATACGAGCTGCATCGGCAACGCTGGTTTCCCTGGTGGCGGTGATAGGCCTGCGGCTGCATATCTGATGGGCCCGCCTGCTCAGGATGGCCCGGTCGCGCGGGAGCTCATCCAGCGTGCCCAGCCACGGGCTTAGTGCCTTCAGGAGATCACGATCGGAGATCACCCCAAAGAGTCTTTTATTCTCGACTACCAGAAGGTGGTGAAACTTGACGTGATCAAAGATTTCCTTAATTGTCTTGAGCGAAGCGTCCGGATCGACCGTCACCACTTCAGTGGTCATGATGGAGCCGATAGCCATTTTTTATCTCCAACGTACGTCTAGAAATCTGTTAACCACTATGGTTCAAAACTACGGGGTAATCGACGAAATTCCAA
The genomic region above belongs to Candidatus Neomarinimicrobiota bacterium and contains:
- a CDS encoding CBS domain-containing protein — encoded protein: MAIGSIMTTEVVTVDPDASLKTIKEIFDHVKFHHLLVVENKRLFGVISDRDLLKALSPWLGTLDELPRDRAILSRRAHQICSRRPITATRETSVADAARILLDNNVSCLPVISREGGIEGIVTWKDIFKTYFKNSGPEHSEIRD
- a CDS encoding UDP-glucose--hexose-1-phosphate uridylyltransferase; this translates as EVPEKEQRRAYDPDCYLCPGNERASGARNPEYASTYVFDNDFSALSLETPSRRSNIKDLLVAHGEPGICRVVCFSPRHDLTLAEMGVGDIRRVVDVWTEEYARLGSLESIGYVQIFENKGAMMGCSNPHPHGQIWAERSLPVEAEKEDWNLRAYADRMGSCLICDYVALEIENRERLVVTNKHFAALVPFWAVWPFETMVVSKRHLKDLSELSEDDKDAFADILKRLTTRYDNLFKTSFPYSAGIHQSPTDGDSHQESHFHMHFYPPLLKSATVKKFVVGYEMLANPQRDLLPETSAAALRDLSEVHYRQLGPVI